The genomic segment GACGCCTTTTTTTCTTAACGCTTTTAACTGTTTAGCCAATTCGTAATGATAGGACATCGGTTTATAATAATCGATACTCATTTGAAACAAAGGGATGTTGGCCTGTGGAAATAGACGCGTCATAACAGACCAATTTCCATGATCAAATCCCCATTCGGTGTCACTTTGCACATTAGTTGAAGATATTAATTCCTGTATTTCTCGTGCTGTCTCAGGAGAACCGTTTGCTTTATATTGCACTTCATACAACTCCTTAGGAAACCCATACATATCATAAATCATTTTAGGCTTAGGAGATATATTTACAAATGTGCCTCGAGTTGCCCAGTGCGCAGAAATACAAAGAATTGCTTTTGGATGCGGTAGGTCAACGCCTAATTTGTTTAATGTCCTTGTAAAATCATTCTCTTCAATAGCATTCATGGGGGAGCCATGCCCCACAAATAGGACAGGCATTTTTAGATCAGACCCAGGTAATTTATGGGCAGATTTCGTCCAATCCACTATATTTGGTTTTCTCATAATAATTGGTCACAGCAAGCAAACTGTTTTCATTGTCCCCTAATTTTGTCAAGCAACTTGTTAAATTGAATAGTTTCTTCTTGTGAGAGATTTGACAAAAGATTATCAACTTTTTTTTCGCACTCATCCAATTGGCCTAACAAGTTGAGCCCTTCACTGGTAATCCTGATATCTTTTCTTCGTCTATCGTTTAAATTTTCTTCCCGTTTAACGAGTGCCTTCTGAAACAACCTTTCAACTATCCGGCTCATATCAGAACTTTTATCAAGCATCCGCTCCTTTAAAAAGTCAATGGATTGGGGCTCTGATCCAAAGCCACGTAAGATTCTTAATACATTGTATTGTTGAGAGGTTAAACCATGTTTTTTTAAAAAGCTTACAAATAGGTTATTGATATAATTGCTTGTATAGATCAAGTTTATCACAGCTTTATGATAATCATTTCTAAAGCGACCCTTAATTTCATCTTCAATTTTCATAATAAACCTGACTATGCTTGAGAAATGGATGGGGTTGTTTGGAAATATTTTTCATCTTCCAGGATATCCAACATAAATTTTGCAACATCCGCCCGGCTGATACTCATTTTGAGTTTTTTATCACCATTGTGGCTTACAATAAGATTGTCGGTAATTTTTCCATTTGATAGACCAACCGGCCTTACTGAAGTCCAATTTAACCCGGAATCTTGTAAAAGCTTTTCTTGCTCCTCATGCCCTGTATAAGCAATACCCACTTTGGTTTTATTAATCAAAAAACGAAACAACCAGTTTACTTCATCATAACTATCTCCCACGCCCCATGCAGAAACAGTGATTATTCTCTTTACACCTTCTTCTTTTGATGCTTTTATGATATTCTTCATGCTTTCATTTAGCAGATTGGGAGGTGAAACAACTGCTGCCCAGGGAAGATCAGACTTACGGGCGATATTCAACGCGCATAGAACAGCCTCACACCCGGAAACAGTATTTTTAACATCTTCATATTTTAAAGGCGTACCAATGATTGTTGAAACATCTTCCGGTAATTTATCCCCTGATCCCTCACGAACAAGACAAGCGGGTGATATTTCCCTGTGAAGGGTCTGTTCAACTAAAAGCCGCCCTGTACGCCCGGAAGCGCCGATTATTGCAATCTTTTTCATTTTAACCTTTAAGTTTTGTTAATAATTCAGGATTACGAAGGAACCCAGCAACCCAGATAAGCACAAGGATCACGGCTTGGAAAATGAATGATTCCTGATGGGACATATGTACCATAATAGCGCCACCCATATGTGAGCTTAATAAAAGCAAACCGAGAATATTTGTTCTGGGTATAAGAAATAAGATAGCTGAAATGATTTCTCCAAATGCAATAATTATGCGCCAATCAGCAATCCCCCATTTTGAAAAATTTTCTGCCACTTCGGGCATCATAAATTTTCCTAGAGCGCTAAATAAAAATAAAGACACAAGTAGCCCTGAGATTATCCACCCAGTAAGTTTTCTCGCCTTTGATAGTTCTGTCATTATAATATCTCCCTTTTATGAATAGATCGTTAATTAAATCAGTTATTTTAAACTTTGTAGAATTTCCACCACGCTTGCCCTGTCTTTATAATCTGGATTGAAGTGAGCATACTCGATGATGCCCAACGTATTAATAATGTATGTTGCAGGGACGGGAAGTGTCTTTGAACCGTCCACATTTGTCTCTTTAATATCCATCCCAAATAAGTTGTATGAGAAAGCTTTTCCCTCAGTGACCTCAAAATCTACTTTATATGATTTCATTATTTCCAATTTCTTATCACTAATAATTGAAAAGGAAGCAGTTGTTTTTTCAATGGTTTCTTTTACATATTCTTCCTGCTCAGGAGTAATGGCTAGTACATTTGCCCCCTTATTTTCAATCATTTGTAAGGAGTCCTGTAATTGATTTAGGTAAGCGTTACAGTATGGGCACCAAAACCCACGGTAAAAGAAAAGTACCACTGGACCTTCCTGGATGAGAGTAGAAAGAATAATCTTGTCTCCATTCTGATCGATTCCTTCAAAATGCGGTGCAAGATCCCCAACCTGTAAACCTGTATTCTTAACATTATCATGTAGCATTATGAGAACAATTGGTATGGCTATTAAGATAAGGATTACTGCAATGATAGAAATGATGATTTTAGTTTTTTTTCTCATAATTTTTCCAATTTAATGTAATGATATCCCTAAACTAAGTTTCAACATTAGATGTTGCAACATTTATTTTTCTCATATTTGAAAACCATAGGCACTGCTTTTTAAGCCGGTGCTGGTATATTTACAGTTATTATTGGATTTAGCTTACAAAAAGCACAGCTGGTTTTGGTTAATTAACTAAAAAAAATATTTTCATTATCAAAACTATTTGTACCCTTGAGTGGGTACAGATAGTTTATTTGTTTGTGGAACCATATGTTTCAGTTCGATATTTTCGGATGGTTGTATGACTGCAGCCAATGACATTTGCTATTTCACGATTGGATAAATCCGGATATTTCTCAACATGGAATTTAACAAGATTCTCAAGCTTTCCATTTGCAGGGGTAATGGACATATTCTCATGTATAGACTTTTCCAGCCATCCAAACATGGACAACATTAGAGGTATAAGTATTCCAACAGTGATGGCAATGATTAAACCAAAGTTTCCATCAGGTTTCCAGTCCAGCATATACTTTACATTTAGTGCGACGCTAGTGGTTCCAGACATTATCAGAATAATTCTGGCGGGTAGGAGTTCAAAATATTGCATTGAAAAATAAATGCTTGTATCAATTGCTAAGACGAGTAGGATAGTTGTAATGACAGGAAAAATGAGTCCACCGTTATAGAGATTAAGTATTGAATAACAGTGCTCGAATGTGGCTACCAAAAATAGAATTGGTAATAT from the Calditrichota bacterium genome contains:
- a CDS encoding AhpC/TSA family protein, whose amino-acid sequence is MRKKTKIIISIIAVILILIAIPIVLIMLHDNVKNTGLQVGDLAPHFEGIDQNGDKIILSTLIQEGPVVLFFYRGFWCPYCNAYLNQLQDSLQMIENKGANVLAITPEQEEYVKETIEKTTASFSIISDKKLEIMKSYKVDFEVTEGKAFSYNLFGMDIKETNVDGSKTLPVPATYIINTLGIIEYAHFNPDYKDRASVVEILQSLK
- a CDS encoding MarR family transcriptional regulator — encoded protein: MKIEDEIKGRFRNDYHKAVINLIYTSNYINNLFVSFLKKHGLTSQQYNVLRILRGFGSEPQSIDFLKERMLDKSSDMSRIVERLFQKALVKREENLNDRRRKDIRITSEGLNLLGQLDECEKKVDNLLSNLSQEETIQFNKLLDKIRGQ
- a CDS encoding DoxX family protein, with the protein product MMTELSKARKLTGWIISGLLVSLFLFSALGKFMMPEVAENFSKWGIADWRIIIAFGEIISAILFLIPRTNILGLLLLSSHMGGAIMVHMSHQESFIFQAVILVLIWVAGFLRNPELLTKLKG
- a CDS encoding NAD(P)H-binding protein → MKKIAIIGASGRTGRLLVEQTLHREISPACLVREGSGDKLPEDVSTIIGTPLKYEDVKNTVSGCEAVLCALNIARKSDLPWAAVVSPPNLLNESMKNIIKASKEEGVKRIITVSAWGVGDSYDEVNWLFRFLINKTKVGIAYTGHEEQEKLLQDSGLNWTSVRPVGLSNGKITDNLIVSHNGDKKLKMSISRADVAKFMLDILEDEKYFQTTPSISQA
- the ygiD gene encoding 4,5-DOPA dioxygenase extradiol, with translation MRKPNIVDWTKSAHKLPGSDLKMPVLFVGHGSPMNAIEENDFTRTLNKLGVDLPHPKAILCISAHWATRGTFVNISPKPKMIYDMYGFPKELYEVQYKANGSPETAREIQELISSTNVQSDTEWGFDHGNWSVMTRLFPQANIPLFQMSIDYYKPMSYHYELAKQLKALRKKGVLIIGSGNITHNLQVVDIHDINAKPRDWTLEFDSVIKKFIDDKDHQGLINYQHIGKSAQLAVPEPSHYFPLIYTVALQEKDEESSYFYEKFHYGTLSMRGLKIG